A genomic window from Caldicellulosiruptor kronotskyensis 2002 includes:
- a CDS encoding ABC transporter ATP-binding protein, with protein MIELYDIYKIYKMGENEVYALNGINLKINAHEFVAIVGPSGSGKSTLMNIIGCLDTPTSGTYILDGHEVSRLNDNQLAEIRNSKIGFVFQNFNLIPQLTALENVELPLIYKGVPASMRHKLAKEALARVSLEHRMHHRPRELSGGQQQRVAIARALVTNPAIILADEPTGNLDSKSGAEIIQIFKELHAQGSTIVLITHDNNIAAQARRIVRIQDGQIIEDKEVS; from the coding sequence ATGATCGAACTTTATGATATCTACAAAATCTACAAAATGGGCGAAAATGAGGTGTATGCTTTAAACGGTATTAACCTAAAAATCAATGCTCACGAGTTTGTTGCAATAGTTGGACCATCCGGCTCAGGAAAATCAACTCTTATGAACATCATAGGCTGTCTTGACACACCAACATCTGGCACATACATACTGGATGGTCATGAAGTCAGCAGGCTCAACGACAACCAGCTTGCAGAGATTCGAAACAGCAAGATAGGCTTTGTGTTTCAAAACTTTAACTTAATACCCCAGCTCACAGCTCTTGAAAATGTTGAGCTTCCTTTAATCTACAAAGGTGTTCCGGCCTCTATGCGTCACAAGCTTGCAAAAGAAGCTCTTGCAAGGGTTAGCTTGGAACATAGAATGCACCACAGACCAAGAGAGCTATCTGGCGGTCAGCAGCAGAGAGTTGCAATTGCAAGGGCGCTTGTCACAAACCCAGCAATAATTCTTGCTGATGAGCCAACAGGAAACTTGGACTCAAAGTCAGGTGCTGAGATAATTCAAATATTTAAGGAACTTCATGCACAGGGTAGCACAATTGTTTTAATCACACACGACAACAACATAGCAGCTCAGGCAAGAAGAATTGTGCGGATTCAGGATGGTCAAATAATAGAAGACAAGGAGGTGAGCTGA